One region of Quercus lobata isolate SW786 chromosome 2, ValleyOak3.0 Primary Assembly, whole genome shotgun sequence genomic DNA includes:
- the LOC115977707 gene encoding uncharacterized protein LOC115977707 → MALPNFDALRDLHNSANLLLHSPTIQQSLVHHRQEKWVHEVSEASLRMLDVCGISKDVLLLVKEQLHDLQFTLRIVCIGEPDIGTKIAAYNHYRKKLKKETLKCLNSLKGIKSKSIVSNHSPIDENLKVVVDVLKEVKVTSITIVESLLSLISIPWLDQKSAKGSFASRFIRVGSQGLYDMCDVMALQSANKRLEAVEIAIEDLEAELDCMFRRLIQTRVSLLNILTN, encoded by the coding sequence ATGGCACTCCCAAATTTTGATGCTCTTAGAGACTTACACAACTCTGCCAATCTCCTTCTTCATTCACCCACTATCCAACAATCCCTTGTGCACCATCGACAAGAAAAGTGGGTTCATGAGGTCTCGGAGGCATCTCTAAGAATGTTGGACGTGTGTGGCATTTCTAAAGATGTTCTATTGCTCGTCAAAGAACAACTCCATGATCTTCAATTCACATTACGTATAGTATGTATTGGCGAGCCCGATATTGGTACCAAAATTGCGGCTTATAATCACTATAGAAAGAAGTTGAAGAAGGAAACATTGAAGTGCTTGAATTCTTTAAAAGGGATTAAGAGCAAATCCATTGTTTCGAATCACTCACCAATCGATGAGAACCTTAAAGTAGTGGTTGATGTGCTAAAGGAAGTGAAGGTGACTAGTATTACTATCGTGGAGTCACTATTGTCCCTCATTTCTATACCATGGCTGGATCAAAAATCAGCTAAAGGGTCTTTTGCGTCAAGGTTCATACGCGTGGGTAGTCAAGGTTTATATGATATGTGCGATGTAATGGCGCTTCAAAGTGCGAATAAAAGATTGGAGGCAGTGGAGATTGCCATTGAAGATCTTGAGGCTGAGCTGGATTGCATGTTTAGGCGTTTGATCCAGACTAGAGTTTCACTTCTCAACATTCTAACAAACTAG
- the LOC115977777 gene encoding cytokinin riboside 5'-monophosphate phosphoribohydrolase LOG5-like isoform X1, protein MESDSKSLKNTLSLSNQRRTRTHTPKKKKKKQREMEENIVKSRFKRVCVFCGSRTGKRTCYSDAALELGQELYLLGPVLTDQGVILVFSRKVSRRLDLVYGGGSVGLMGLVSKQVHRGGGHVIGIIPKFLMDKEITGETVGEVRIVADMHQRKAEMARYSDCFIALPGGYGTLEELLEAVTWSQLGIHDKPVGLLNVDGYYNSLLSFINTAVEDGFIKPSQRNIIVSAPNARELIQKLEEYVPVHDGVVAKAKWEAEQAEFNASLQTDIAR, encoded by the exons ATGGAATCCGACTCGAAAAGTCTCAAGAATACTCTGAGCTTATCTAACCAAAGAAGGACAAgaacacacacaccaaaaaaaaaaaaaaaaaaacagagagagatgGAGGAAAATATAGTGAAGTCAAGGTTCAAAAGGGTTTGTGTTTTCTGCGGAAGCAGAACAGGCAAGAGGACTTGTTATAGTGATGCTGCTCTGGAACTAGGCCAAGAGCTG TATCTTCTTGGTCCTGTACTTACTGATCAAGGAGTTATCTTGGTTTTCTCGAGGAAGGTCTCTAGGAGGTTGGATCTAGTTTATGGAGGAGGAAGTGTTGGATTAATGGGCTTAGTTTCTAAACAGGTCCATCGAGGTGGTGGACATGTTATAGG AATCATTCCCAAATTTTTGATGGACAAGGAG ATAACTGGGGAAACAGTTGGGGAGGTCAGGATAGTAGCAGACATGCACCAGAGGAAAGCAGAGATGGCTCGCTATTCTGACTGTTTTATTGCTCTTCCAG GTGGGTATGGAACTTTGGAAGAGTTATTGGAAGCTGTCACATGGTCCCAACTTGGGATCCACGATAAGCCT GTGGGATTGCTTAATGTCGATGGGTACTAcaactctctcctctctttcaTAAACACAGCCGTGGAAGATGGATTTATCAAGCCCTCTCAGCGCAATATAATCGTCTCTGCTCCAAACGCTAGAGAACTCATTCAAAAACTCGAG gAATACGTGCCTGTGCATGATGGGGTAGTTGCTAAGGCCAAGTGGGAGGCAGAACAGGCGGAGTTCAATGCTTCTTTGCAGACTGATATAGCTCGTTAA
- the LOC115977777 gene encoding cytokinin riboside 5'-monophosphate phosphoribohydrolase LOG5-like isoform X2, producing the protein MESDSKSLKNTLSLSNQRRTRTHTPKKKKKKQREMEENIVKSRFKRVCVFCGSRTGKRTCYSDAALELGQELVSRRLDLVYGGGSVGLMGLVSKQVHRGGGHVIGIIPKFLMDKEITGETVGEVRIVADMHQRKAEMARYSDCFIALPGGYGTLEELLEAVTWSQLGIHDKPVGLLNVDGYYNSLLSFINTAVEDGFIKPSQRNIIVSAPNARELIQKLEEYVPVHDGVVAKAKWEAEQAEFNASLQTDIAR; encoded by the exons ATGGAATCCGACTCGAAAAGTCTCAAGAATACTCTGAGCTTATCTAACCAAAGAAGGACAAgaacacacacaccaaaaaaaaaaaaaaaaaaacagagagagatgGAGGAAAATATAGTGAAGTCAAGGTTCAAAAGGGTTTGTGTTTTCTGCGGAAGCAGAACAGGCAAGAGGACTTGTTATAGTGATGCTGCTCTGGAACTAGGCCAAGAGCTG GTCTCTAGGAGGTTGGATCTAGTTTATGGAGGAGGAAGTGTTGGATTAATGGGCTTAGTTTCTAAACAGGTCCATCGAGGTGGTGGACATGTTATAGG AATCATTCCCAAATTTTTGATGGACAAGGAG ATAACTGGGGAAACAGTTGGGGAGGTCAGGATAGTAGCAGACATGCACCAGAGGAAAGCAGAGATGGCTCGCTATTCTGACTGTTTTATTGCTCTTCCAG GTGGGTATGGAACTTTGGAAGAGTTATTGGAAGCTGTCACATGGTCCCAACTTGGGATCCACGATAAGCCT GTGGGATTGCTTAATGTCGATGGGTACTAcaactctctcctctctttcaTAAACACAGCCGTGGAAGATGGATTTATCAAGCCCTCTCAGCGCAATATAATCGTCTCTGCTCCAAACGCTAGAGAACTCATTCAAAAACTCGAG gAATACGTGCCTGTGCATGATGGGGTAGTTGCTAAGGCCAAGTGGGAGGCAGAACAGGCGGAGTTCAATGCTTCTTTGCAGACTGATATAGCTCGTTAA
- the LOC115974606 gene encoding NADH dehydrogenase [ubiquinone] 1 beta subcomplex subunit 2 has translation MAGGHGAGTTYKGITVHQPKRWHSITGKGMCAVMWFWILYRAKQDAPVVLGWRHPWEGHGDHSHGDEHEH, from the exons atggCAGGAGGGCATGGAGCGGGAACTACTTACAAGGGCATCACGGTGCACCAACCAAAGCGCTGGCACTCCATCACCGGCAAGGGCATGTGCGCTGTCATGTG GTTTTGGATTCTGTACAGAGCCAAACAAGATGCCCCTGTAGTACTG GGTTGGCGACATCCTTGGGAGGGCCATGGTGATCATTCCCATGGCGATGAGCATGAACATTAG